The following proteins come from a genomic window of Musa acuminata AAA Group cultivar baxijiao chromosome BXJ1-7, Cavendish_Baxijiao_AAA, whole genome shotgun sequence:
- the LOC135678125 gene encoding LOW QUALITY PROTEIN: uncharacterized protein LOC135678125 (The sequence of the model RefSeq protein was modified relative to this genomic sequence to represent the inferred CDS: inserted 1 base in 1 codon; substituted 1 base at 1 genomic stop codon), whose translation MRSVMEFAENLILRMMEEPRRRDEAQWEHIYAMRKRCGKAKANXSLPVXPYGFWTLDRVNSQISQVPGCRDPYDDLLLDQPSDFPPSSSPPK comes from the exons atgagGTCCGTGATGGAGTTCGCAGAGAACCTGATCCTGCGGATGATGGAGGAACCGAGAAGGAGGGACGAGGCGCAGTGGGAGCATATCTACGCGATGCGGAAGCGGTGCGGGAAGGCCAAGGCCAACTGAAGCCTCCCCG CGCCCTACGGCTTCTGGACCTTAGACCGCGTCAACTCCCAGATCAGCCAGGTCCCCGGTTGCCGCGATCCCTACGACGACCTCCTCCTCGACCAGCCCTCAGACTTCCCTCCGTCTTCCTCTCCCCCCAAATGA
- the LOC135678123 gene encoding magnesium transporter MRS2-A, chloroplastic-like isoform X1: MTSHSSSILVFLDLPQFLHQSHPAAFLRFSALSPLASSKSLRRAAGKLLSIDPVLSISRAAARSSPAEGGTDGGALVDEGKKEEELIGADKSAFPPDGAGNGGSLLRRQKQQRNAASGDSVSLGIREPVYEVIEVKSDGTMSTRKINRRQLLKSSGLRPRDIRSVDPSLWLMNSMPSLLVRDQAILLNFGSLRAIVMHEHVLVFNYNRKGGRAFLKSLLPRLNSKDSSGGPAMPFELEVVEAALLSRINRLEHKLMDVEPRVVELLEVLPNRLTGDVLEQLRLSKQTLVELGSRAGELKQMLLDLLEDPHEIRRICILGRNCRVHRGSSEMECSLPMDKQIAEEEEEEIEMLLENYLQRCESCHGQAERLLDSAKEMEDSIAVNLSSRRLEVSRVELLLQVGTFCVAVGALVAGIFGMNLRSYLEEHSYAFWLTTAGIIIGAVAAFFVVYSYLKTRRVL, translated from the exons ATGACTTCTCACTCTTCTTCTATTCTCGTCTTCCTCGACCTgccccaattcctccaccaatcccACCCCGCCGCTTTCCTTCGCTTTTCCGCCCTCTCCCCCCTCGCTTCTTCCAAGAGTTTGAGGCGCGCGGCGGGAAAGCTCCTCTCGATCGACCCCGTGCTCTCTATCTCCAGAGCCGCTGCGAGGTCGTCGCCAGCGGAGGGAGGAACTGATGGAGGTGCTCTCGTCGACGAggggaaaaaggaagaggagttaATCGGGGCGGACAAGTCGGCGTTTCCGCCAGACGGCGCCGGCAATGGCGGATCGTTGCTGCGACGGCAGAAGCAGCAGAGGAACGCGGCCTCTGGGGATTCGGTGTCGCTCGGAATCAGGGAACCAGTGTATGAG GTGATCGAAGTTAAATCAGATGGTACAATGTCTACAAGAAAGATTAACAGACGACAATTGTTGAAATCAAGTG GTCTTCGTCCCCGAGATATCAGGAGTGTCGACCCATCACTGTGGTTGATGAACTCAATGCCATCTTTGCTG GTGCGAGATCAAGCTATATTACTAAATTTTGGTTCCTTACGAGCAATTGTTATGCATGAACATGTTCTTGTATTCAATTACAACAG AAAAGGAGGCAGAGCCTTCCTAAAGTCATTGTTACCTCGCTTAAATTCTAAAGATAGCAGTGGTGGACCTGCCATGCCTTTTGAGCTTGAG GTTGTTGAAGCTGCATTGCTTTCTCGAATAAACCGGCTGGAGCATAAACTAATGGATGTTGAACCTCGT GTGGTTGAATTACTCGAAGTTCTTCCCAATAGATTGACAGGTGATGTGCTGGAGCAGCTTCGTCTCAGTAAACAAACCCTG GTTGAGTTAGGTTCACGAGCAGGAGAGCTGAAACAGATGCTTCTTGATCTGCTAGAGGATCCCCATGAAATTCGTCGCATATGTATATTGGGGCGAAATTGTAGAGTTCATCGAGGGAGCAGCGAAATGGAATGCTCCCTTCCCATGGACAAACAAATTGCTGAAG aagaagaggaggaaattgAAATGCTTTTGGAGAATTATCTTCAGAG ATGTGAATCCTGCCATGGTCAAGCTGAGAGACTTCTTGATTCTGCCAAGGAAATGGAAGACTCTATTGCTGTGAACTTGAG CTCTCGCCGACTCGAAGTAAGCAGAGTCGAGCTGCTTCTCCAGGTCGGGACATTCTGTGTTGCAGTGGGTGCTTTAGTAGCAG GAATATTCGGAATGAACCTGAGATCCTACCTCGAGGAGCACTCG TATGCGTTTTGGTTGACCACAGCGGGGATTATAATCGGTGCAGTGGCTGCATTTTTTGTCGTGTACTCTTATCTGAAGACCAGAAGAGTACTGTAG
- the LOC135678124 gene encoding uncharacterized protein LOC135678124, whose protein sequence is MPRRSSGRPARRAAPVRNPPQPAHRAPPPAPVQGGGSILGGIGSTIAQGMAFGTGSAIAHRAVDAVLGPRTIQHETVASQAPAAATTPMSNGSTDACSIHSKAFQDCLNNYGSDISKCQFYLDMLNECRQGSGARLGA, encoded by the exons ATGCCTCGCCGAAGCTCCG GTCGTCCTGCTCGTCGTGCTGCTCCAGTGAGGAATCCTCCTCAGCCTG CACATCGGGCTCCACCTCCAGCTCCTGTTCAGGGTGGTGGCTCCATCCTCGGAGGAATTGGATCCACTATCGCACAAG GCATGGCGTTTGGCACGGGGAGTGCTATTGCTCACAGGGCAGTTGATGCTGTTCTGGGACCTCGCACCATCCAGCATGAGACCGTTGCATCTCAAGCTCCTGCTGCTGCCACCACCCCAATGAGTAATGGTAGCACAGATGCATGCAGCATCCACTCGAAGGCTTTCCAGGAT TGCCTCAACAATTATGGTAGTGACATCAGCAAGTGCCAGTTCTATTTGGACATGCTGAATGAGTGCCGCCAAGGATCTGGTGCTCGCTTGGGTGCCTGA
- the LOC135678123 gene encoding magnesium transporter MRS2-A, chloroplastic-like isoform X2, with protein MTSHSSSILVFLDLPQFLHQSHPAAFLRFSALSPLASSKSLRRAAGKLLSIDPVLSISRAAARSSPAEGGTDGGALVDEGKKEEELIGADKSAFPPDGAGNGGSLLRRQKQQRNAASGDSVSLGIREPVYEVIEVKSDGTMSTRKINRRQLLKSSGLRPRDIRSVDPSLWLMNSMPSLLVRDQAILLNFGSLRAIVMHEHVLVFNYNRKGGRAFLKSLLPRLNSKDSSGGPAMPFELEVVEAALLSRINRLEHKLMDVEPRVVELLEVLPNRLTGDVLEQLRLSKQTLVELGSRAGELKQMLLDLLEDPHEIRRICILGRNCRVHRGSSEMECSLPMDKQIAEEEEEEIEMLLENYLQSSRRLEVSRVELLLQVGTFCVAVGALVAGIFGMNLRSYLEEHSYAFWLTTAGIIIGAVAAFFVVYSYLKTRRVL; from the exons ATGACTTCTCACTCTTCTTCTATTCTCGTCTTCCTCGACCTgccccaattcctccaccaatcccACCCCGCCGCTTTCCTTCGCTTTTCCGCCCTCTCCCCCCTCGCTTCTTCCAAGAGTTTGAGGCGCGCGGCGGGAAAGCTCCTCTCGATCGACCCCGTGCTCTCTATCTCCAGAGCCGCTGCGAGGTCGTCGCCAGCGGAGGGAGGAACTGATGGAGGTGCTCTCGTCGACGAggggaaaaaggaagaggagttaATCGGGGCGGACAAGTCGGCGTTTCCGCCAGACGGCGCCGGCAATGGCGGATCGTTGCTGCGACGGCAGAAGCAGCAGAGGAACGCGGCCTCTGGGGATTCGGTGTCGCTCGGAATCAGGGAACCAGTGTATGAG GTGATCGAAGTTAAATCAGATGGTACAATGTCTACAAGAAAGATTAACAGACGACAATTGTTGAAATCAAGTG GTCTTCGTCCCCGAGATATCAGGAGTGTCGACCCATCACTGTGGTTGATGAACTCAATGCCATCTTTGCTG GTGCGAGATCAAGCTATATTACTAAATTTTGGTTCCTTACGAGCAATTGTTATGCATGAACATGTTCTTGTATTCAATTACAACAG AAAAGGAGGCAGAGCCTTCCTAAAGTCATTGTTACCTCGCTTAAATTCTAAAGATAGCAGTGGTGGACCTGCCATGCCTTTTGAGCTTGAG GTTGTTGAAGCTGCATTGCTTTCTCGAATAAACCGGCTGGAGCATAAACTAATGGATGTTGAACCTCGT GTGGTTGAATTACTCGAAGTTCTTCCCAATAGATTGACAGGTGATGTGCTGGAGCAGCTTCGTCTCAGTAAACAAACCCTG GTTGAGTTAGGTTCACGAGCAGGAGAGCTGAAACAGATGCTTCTTGATCTGCTAGAGGATCCCCATGAAATTCGTCGCATATGTATATTGGGGCGAAATTGTAGAGTTCATCGAGGGAGCAGCGAAATGGAATGCTCCCTTCCCATGGACAAACAAATTGCTGAAG aagaagaggaggaaattgAAATGCTTTTGGAGAATTATCTTCAGAG CTCTCGCCGACTCGAAGTAAGCAGAGTCGAGCTGCTTCTCCAGGTCGGGACATTCTGTGTTGCAGTGGGTGCTTTAGTAGCAG GAATATTCGGAATGAACCTGAGATCCTACCTCGAGGAGCACTCG TATGCGTTTTGGTTGACCACAGCGGGGATTATAATCGGTGCAGTGGCTGCATTTTTTGTCGTGTACTCTTATCTGAAGACCAGAAGAGTACTGTAG